One Nitrospirota bacterium DNA window includes the following coding sequences:
- a CDS encoding threonine-phosphate decarboxylase, translating to MSHGGDVYRIAERLGVPERRVMDFSASINPLGMPKSSIKEIKKAMSSLGNYPDLDAGIFALKVSDRFGLEPGRVLVGNGSTELIYLILRALSPHRVLVTSPAFSEYERASRAAGAKVFFLKVKRKNGYRIEPCEYINAMKGADLAFLCNPNNPTGDVLERDEVMEVAKSARREKCLLVVDEAFIDFVPGASVLGVRDNPYLIVLRSMTKFYAMAGLRLGFGYFPAGVAGRLRAFKEPWSVNTLAERAGAAALDDTKHARMTFELMDAEKRYLEKRLGKIGLKYYPSRVNFYLIETGRANEVVSGLLDKRLLVRDCSNFRGLGNGHIRIAVRSRRDNAMLLNGLSDVL from the coding sequence ATGAGCCACGGCGGCGATGTGTACAGGATTGCCGAACGGCTTGGCGTTCCCGAAAGAAGGGTGATGGATTTCAGCGCGTCGATAAATCCGCTTGGGATGCCTAAGTCCTCAATCAAGGAGATAAAGAAAGCGATGAGCTCTCTCGGAAACTATCCGGACCTCGATGCCGGTATCTTTGCCTTGAAGGTGAGCGACCGCTTCGGCCTTGAGCCAGGGCGCGTGCTCGTTGGAAACGGAAGCACCGAGCTCATCTATCTCATCCTCCGCGCGCTCAGTCCGCACAGGGTCCTCGTCACCTCCCCGGCATTTTCCGAATATGAGCGGGCCTCGCGGGCGGCTGGGGCGAAGGTCTTTTTCCTTAAGGTCAAAAGAAAAAACGGCTATAGGATAGAGCCCTGTGAGTACATAAATGCTATGAAGGGAGCCGACCTCGCGTTCCTGTGCAACCCCAACAACCCCACGGGCGATGTGCTGGAGCGCGATGAAGTCATGGAGGTTGCCAAAAGCGCCCGGAGGGAAAAGTGTCTTCTTGTCGTGGACGAGGCTTTTATCGACTTCGTGCCCGGGGCCTCGGTGCTCGGGGTAAGGGACAACCCCTATCTGATAGTGCTTCGTTCCATGACAAAATTTTACGCCATGGCGGGCTTGAGGCTTGGTTTCGGATACTTCCCGGCGGGGGTTGCCGGAAGGTTAAGGGCGTTCAAGGAGCCCTGGAGCGTAAACACACTGGCCGAGCGCGCGGGGGCCGCCGCGCTGGACGACACCAAACATGCACGCATGACCTTTGAACTCATGGATGCCGAGAAACGTTACCTTGAAAAACGGTTGGGCAAAATTGGGCTCAAGTACTATCCTTCGCGGGTGAACTTCTATCTGATTGAGACCGGCAGGGCCAATGAAGTCGTCTCGGGTTTGTTAGATAAGCGGTTGCTCGTCAGGGACTGCTCGAATTTCAGGGGCTTGGGAAATGGGCACATCCGGATCGCAGTGAGGTCGAGAAGGGATAATGCGATGCTTCTGAACGGGCTTTCAGATGTGCTTTGA
- the cobD gene encoding cobalamin biosynthesis protein CobD, whose amino-acid sequence MLSPIELLLAFSLDAVVGDPKWLPHPVRLIGKAVEKGEELLRNKMDGKAGGVVLAAGIVVTTFVVMHFLVLLLRAPSSGYMKLIGSMAVVFLASTTLALMGLIGSVRDVYMAGNIEEARLRLSHIVGRDTGDLGEDGVRRAAIETLAENTSDGVVAPLFYLALGGVPLAMAYKAVNTLDSMVGYRNERYMEFGWASARLDDLLNYIPARLTGLLIVAAVFVLSGFSKEEALRAFKVMLSDGRKHTSPNAGYPEAAMAGALNVRLGGPSTYGGNLIEKPLIFATGSADYGSAGPYALKITFAASALGVFAAACGLLWWGA is encoded by the coding sequence GTGCTGAGCCCGATAGAGCTTCTGCTGGCTTTTTCCCTGGACGCCGTTGTGGGCGATCCGAAGTGGCTGCCGCACCCTGTGCGGCTAATCGGGAAGGCTGTAGAGAAGGGCGAGGAGTTATTGCGGAATAAAATGGACGGGAAGGCTGGAGGCGTGGTGCTTGCGGCAGGGATAGTAGTTACAACGTTTGTCGTCATGCACTTCCTGGTTCTTTTGCTGAGAGCGCCCTCAAGCGGATATATGAAGCTTATTGGCTCAATGGCCGTTGTCTTTCTTGCCTCCACCACGCTTGCCCTAATGGGGCTCATCGGCTCGGTGCGCGACGTTTACATGGCCGGCAACATTGAGGAGGCGAGACTCAGGCTCTCACACATAGTGGGACGTGACACCGGGGACCTCGGCGAGGACGGGGTGCGCAGGGCGGCCATCGAGACCCTTGCCGAGAACACATCCGACGGCGTGGTAGCACCGCTATTCTACCTCGCTCTTGGAGGCGTGCCCCTCGCCATGGCGTACAAGGCTGTGAACACGCTCGACTCGATGGTGGGCTACAGGAATGAGCGATACATGGAGTTCGGCTGGGCCTCGGCGAGGCTGGACGACCTCCTGAATTACATCCCCGCCCGTCTTACGGGGCTTTTGATAGTCGCGGCGGTATTTGTGCTTTCCGGTTTCAGCAAAGAGGAGGCCCTGCGTGCCTTCAAGGTGATGCTCAGCGACGGGCGCAAACATACGAGCCCCAATGCCGGCTATCCCGAGGCGGCGATGGCCGGGGCACTGAACGTGCGCCTCGGCGGCCCTTCGACCTATGGCGGAAATTTGATAGAAAAGCCCCTGATATTCGCCACGGGCAGTGCGGACTACGGCAGCGCGGGGCCATATGCTCTCAAGATAACTTTTGCCGCCTCGGCCCTTGGCGTTTTCGCGGCCGCTTGCGGCCTTCTCTGGTGGGGAGCATGA